In a single window of the Streptomyces sp. NBC_00094 genome:
- a CDS encoding GNAT family N-acetyltransferase, which produces MPVPVLLTGRTVRLEPLAMRHAEALARAGGADRAAYAFTPVPDGLESALDYIGRALADQAAGRCLPFAVISTADERVIGSTRFLELDYWRGPLVWPPVPGLPHGDPLTAVPDAAEIGNTWIAGDARGTGINTEAKYLMFRHAFEAWGVRRITLRADARNTRSRIAIERLGVTCEGVRRAHSRGLDGAVRDTAFYSVLDEEWPTVRDILELRLATPRQVRVPQDLLPA; this is translated from the coding sequence GTGCCAGTACCTGTTCTCCTGACCGGGCGCACCGTGCGCCTGGAGCCGCTGGCGATGCGGCACGCCGAAGCCCTCGCCCGGGCCGGCGGGGCGGACCGAGCGGCCTACGCCTTCACCCCCGTACCCGACGGCCTGGAATCGGCCCTCGACTACATCGGCCGCGCACTCGCAGATCAGGCGGCGGGCAGATGCCTGCCGTTCGCAGTGATCAGTACGGCCGACGAACGGGTCATCGGATCGACCCGATTCCTCGAACTCGACTACTGGCGGGGCCCCCTGGTCTGGCCCCCCGTTCCCGGCCTGCCCCACGGTGATCCCCTGACCGCCGTGCCGGACGCCGCCGAGATCGGGAACACCTGGATCGCCGGCGACGCCCGGGGCACCGGCATCAACACCGAGGCCAAGTACCTGATGTTCCGGCACGCCTTCGAAGCCTGGGGCGTCCGCCGCATCACCCTCCGTGCCGACGCCCGCAACACCCGCTCACGGATCGCGATCGAACGCCTCGGCGTCACCTGCGAAGGTGTCCGCCGCGCGCATTCCCGCGGTCTCGACGGCGCGGTCCGCGACACGGCCTTCTACTCCGTCCTCGACGAGGAGTGGCCCACGGTCCGCGACATCCTCGAGCTCCGCCTGGCGACCCCCCGCCAGGTGCGCGTCCCGCAGGACCTGCTCCCGGCCTGA
- a CDS encoding ribonuclease H, with protein sequence MVQKIIAACDGASKGNPGPAAWAWVIGGADGSVDRWEAGPLGRATNNVAELTALERLLETLDPAVPAEVRMDSQYAMKAVTTWLPGWRRKGWKTAAGTPVANKDLVVRIDALLTGRDVDFVYVPAHQVDGDPLNDAADRAASHSARTQEPLGSATGAPLPPPEPSTRASAPRTRAFAPRASAGSVGSAGPSGSSSARSEASSARRSRPNGGTLKARFSGRCRCGKAYDKGETIAKNTDGWGHPTCV encoded by the coding sequence ATGGTTCAGAAGATCATCGCGGCGTGCGACGGCGCGTCCAAGGGAAACCCCGGCCCCGCGGCCTGGGCATGGGTCATCGGCGGCGCCGACGGATCAGTCGACCGCTGGGAGGCCGGCCCGCTCGGCAGGGCGACGAACAACGTCGCCGAACTCACGGCCCTGGAACGGCTGCTCGAAACCCTCGACCCGGCCGTGCCGGCCGAGGTCCGCATGGACTCGCAGTACGCCATGAAGGCCGTCACGACCTGGCTCCCGGGCTGGCGGCGCAAGGGCTGGAAGACGGCCGCCGGCACCCCCGTCGCCAACAAGGACCTCGTCGTCCGGATCGACGCGCTGCTCACGGGCCGGGACGTCGACTTCGTGTACGTCCCGGCGCACCAGGTCGACGGCGATCCCCTCAACGACGCCGCCGACCGCGCGGCCAGTCACAGTGCCCGTACGCAGGAGCCCCTCGGCTCCGCCACGGGCGCCCCGCTGCCCCCGCCCGAACCCTCGACGCGCGCCTCCGCGCCCCGTACGCGCGCGTTCGCGCCCAGGGCGTCCGCCGGGTCGGTGGGGTCGGCAGGGCCGTCGGGGTCCTCCTCGGCCCGTTCCGAGGCCTCTTCCGCCCGCAGGAGTCGCCCGAACGGCGGCACGCTCAAGGCCCGATTCTCGGGCCGCTGCCGCTGCGGCAAGGCGTACGACAAGGGCGAGACCATCGCGAAGAACACCGATGGCTGGGGCCATCCCACCTGCGTCTGA
- a CDS encoding enoyl-CoA hydratase/isomerase family protein, whose translation MIVPTGTPDVLLRTEGQAGFITLNRPRAINALTHTMVLAVDQALTAWEHDPDVTTVVIEGAGERGLCAGGDIRAIHDDARAGGTASEAFWRDEYRLNARIARYPKPYVAFMDGIVMGGGVGVSAHGSVRVVTERSRVAMPETGIGFVPDIGGTYLLGRAPGELGTHLALTGGHVGAADALLTGLADHVVPSAELPALARDLTRLTADEAVARHTVTPPPGILAEQREWIDACYRAETVEAIVESLFGTGVPAAKEAATTLLTKSPTALKATLATLRRSRALATLEEVLDLEFRVSCAALATPDLVEGIRAQVVDKDRDPHWTPPTLPEVTDADVTRYFSPPRGGDLGLAATLPSA comes from the coding sequence GTGATCGTGCCGACCGGAACGCCTGACGTACTGCTCCGGACGGAGGGCCAGGCCGGGTTCATCACCCTGAACCGCCCCCGTGCCATCAACGCGCTCACCCACACCATGGTGCTCGCCGTGGACCAAGCCCTCACCGCCTGGGAGCACGACCCGGACGTCACCACCGTCGTCATCGAGGGTGCGGGGGAGCGGGGCCTCTGCGCCGGCGGCGACATCCGCGCCATCCACGACGACGCCCGTGCCGGGGGCACCGCGTCCGAGGCCTTCTGGCGGGACGAGTACCGGCTCAACGCCCGGATCGCGCGCTACCCGAAGCCGTACGTCGCCTTCATGGACGGCATCGTCATGGGCGGTGGCGTCGGCGTCTCCGCCCACGGCTCCGTCCGCGTCGTCACCGAACGCTCGCGGGTGGCGATGCCGGAGACCGGCATCGGCTTCGTCCCGGACATCGGCGGTACGTACCTCCTCGGCCGCGCTCCCGGTGAACTCGGCACCCACCTCGCCCTCACCGGCGGCCACGTCGGCGCCGCCGACGCCCTCCTCACCGGCCTCGCCGACCATGTCGTGCCCTCCGCCGAACTGCCCGCCCTGGCCCGGGACCTGACCCGGCTGACCGCCGACGAGGCCGTCGCCCGCCACACGGTGACGCCCCCGCCCGGCATCCTCGCCGAGCAGCGCGAGTGGATCGACGCCTGCTACCGCGCCGAGACGGTCGAGGCGATCGTCGAGAGCCTCTTCGGGACGGGCGTCCCGGCGGCCAAGGAAGCGGCCACCACCCTCCTGACGAAGTCCCCGACCGCACTCAAGGCGACCCTGGCCACTCTCCGCCGGTCCCGTGCGCTCGCCACGCTGGAGGAGGTCCTGGACCTGGAGTTCCGCGTCTCCTGCGCGGCGCTGGCCACCCCGGACCTCGTCGAGGGCATCCGCGCGCAGGTCGTCGACAAGGACCGTGACCCCCACTGGACCCCGCCGACCCTCCCCGAGGTCACGGACGCGGACGTCACGCGCTACTTCTCGCCCCCGCGCGGCGGCGACCTCGGACTGGCGGCGACGCTCCCGTCCGCGTAG
- a CDS encoding 1-acyl-sn-glycerol-3-phosphate acyltransferase, whose amino-acid sequence MLSRIAAHLVPFFGRLTVTTDPGARLEPGSILVVNHTSLADPALVLAALRGRLAVEPVLLAAAGLWRVPVLGRALAREGHVPVHRNSARAAAALDHAAVALASGRHVMLYAEGRIPPRRDAAENPPELFRTGLARLARATGAPVVPIGQAGARRITSGGRTKQIAGVLTAPVRRPGLHVHIGTPIRLPADVAEATALAHGAVTEAWRTAAGALGEPAAIGGTGSVAPSPTRRRWPARRRG is encoded by the coding sequence GTGCTCAGCCGTATCGCAGCGCACCTCGTCCCGTTCTTCGGGCGCCTCACCGTCACCACCGACCCCGGGGCCCGTCTCGAACCCGGCAGCATCCTCGTCGTGAACCACACCTCGCTGGCGGACCCGGCGCTCGTCCTCGCCGCGCTCCGCGGGCGATTGGCCGTGGAGCCGGTCCTGCTGGCGGCCGCGGGGCTCTGGCGGGTGCCGGTCCTCGGCCGGGCGCTGGCCCGTGAGGGCCACGTGCCCGTGCACCGGAACTCGGCCCGGGCCGCCGCCGCCCTCGACCACGCCGCGGTCGCGCTCGCCTCGGGGCGGCACGTGATGCTGTACGCGGAGGGCCGCATCCCGCCCCGCCGCGACGCCGCGGAGAACCCGCCGGAGCTGTTCCGCACGGGGCTCGCGCGGCTGGCGCGGGCGACCGGCGCGCCCGTCGTCCCGATCGGGCAGGCCGGGGCGCGCCGGATCACCTCCGGAGGCCGGACGAAGCAGATCGCCGGGGTCCTGACGGCCCCCGTCCGCCGGCCCGGCCTGCACGTCCACATCGGTACGCCCATCCGGCTGCCCGCGGACGTGGCGGAGGCGACCGCCCTGGCCCACGGCGCGGTCACGGAGGCCTGGCGGACGGCGGCCGGCGCCCTCGGTGAGCCGGCGGCGATCGGCGGGACGGGTTCCGTCGCTCCGTCGCCCACCCGGCGGCGGTGGCCGGCGCGGCGCCGGGGCTGA
- a CDS encoding RNA ligase produces MSQATLTLHDLMAPEELDEALTAGYITRKRHPELPLSIYTYTRACQYEQRWNRATTRCRGLVADDTSGRIVALPLPKFFNLSEHTSGRPYAPPLPEEPFEVYDKVDGSLAVVFHYEGRWRAASKGSFTSTQATWAQRRLDAADTTGLTPGVTYLAEILYPQNRIVVNYGDRRDLVLLAAFDADGTEKPLAEAAGAWEPVGSVVRVWPAMTVAELVALTESNTLPGGAPATGTDAEGFVLRFASGVRAKAKIAEYVRLHKVLTGVTERDIWRGHGIQRFAAVPAAQLAKGLGCSVAEVEAAGGKPLDALLDQVPDEFDAWVREVITGLEEAATRRERALDEAYGPLAHLAGDRAAFARAAAGVPDKALRALLFLRLDGRPTDLLVWRQLRPEATDPFTRDEEN; encoded by the coding sequence ATGAGCCAGGCGACCCTGACTCTGCACGACCTGATGGCGCCCGAGGAGCTCGACGAAGCCCTCACGGCCGGGTACATCACCCGCAAGCGCCACCCCGAGCTGCCGCTGTCGATCTACACGTACACGCGCGCGTGCCAGTACGAACAGCGCTGGAACCGGGCCACCACCCGCTGCCGTGGACTCGTCGCCGACGACACCAGCGGGCGGATCGTCGCGCTGCCCCTCCCCAAGTTCTTCAACCTCTCCGAGCACACCTCCGGCCGTCCCTACGCGCCGCCGCTGCCCGAAGAGCCCTTCGAGGTGTACGACAAGGTCGACGGCAGCCTCGCCGTCGTCTTCCACTACGAGGGCCGCTGGCGCGCCGCCTCCAAGGGCTCCTTCACGAGCACCCAGGCCACCTGGGCCCAGCGCCGGCTGGACGCCGCCGACACCACGGGCCTGACCCCCGGTGTGACGTACCTCGCCGAGATCCTCTACCCGCAGAACCGGATCGTCGTGAACTACGGCGACCGCCGCGACCTCGTCCTGCTCGCCGCCTTCGACGCGGACGGCACCGAGAAGCCCCTCGCCGAGGCCGCGGGCGCCTGGGAGCCCGTCGGCTCCGTCGTCCGCGTCTGGCCCGCGATGACCGTCGCCGAGCTCGTCGCCCTGACCGAGTCCAACACCCTCCCGGGCGGTGCCCCCGCCACCGGCACCGACGCCGAGGGCTTCGTCCTCCGCTTCGCCTCCGGCGTGCGCGCCAAGGCCAAGATCGCCGAGTACGTCCGCCTCCACAAGGTGCTCACCGGCGTCACCGAACGGGACATCTGGCGCGGCCACGGCATCCAGCGCTTCGCCGCCGTGCCCGCCGCACAGCTGGCCAAGGGCCTCGGCTGCTCCGTCGCCGAGGTCGAGGCCGCCGGCGGCAAGCCGCTCGACGCCCTCCTGGACCAGGTCCCCGACGAGTTCGACGCCTGGGTACGCGAGGTGATCACCGGCCTCGAAGAGGCCGCCACCCGCCGCGAGCGCGCCCTCGACGAGGCGTACGGACCGCTCGCCCACCTCGCGGGCGACCGCGCCGCCTTCGCCCGCGCCGCCGCGGGCGTGCCCGACAAGGCCCTGCGCGCCCTGCTCTTCCTGCGCCTCGACGGCCGCCCCACCGACCTCCTCGTCTGGCGCCAGCTGCGCCCCGAGGCCACCGACCCCTTCACTCGCGACGAGGAGAACTGA
- the mgt gene encoding macrolide-inactivating glycosyltransferase, with the protein MTTPSPAHIAMFSIAAHGHVNPSLDVIRELVARGHRVSYAVPASFAEKVAETGATPVVYTSTLPTDDDPDAWGTELIDNIEPFLADAVQALPQLAEAFDQDRPDLVLHDITAYPAPVLAHTWGVPALSLWPNLVPWEGYEEEVAEPMFAELKASPRGKAYYARFEAWLAEHGVDTHPDRLIARPRRAVVLIPRALQPNADRVDESVYTFVGACQGSRADQGEWHRPAGAEKVVLVSLGSSFTKQPDFYRACVEAFRELPEWHVVLQIGKFVDPAELGELPDNVEVHSWVPQLAILRQADAFVTHAGAGGSQEGLATGTPMVAVPQAVDQFGNADMLQSLGVARHLPMDDVTPERLREAVLGLVSDPEVALRAARIQKEMAEEGGTPHAADLVEAELGLGGDRP; encoded by the coding sequence ATGACCACCCCTTCCCCCGCACACATCGCCATGTTCTCCATCGCCGCCCACGGGCACGTGAACCCGAGCCTGGACGTCATCAGGGAACTCGTCGCGCGCGGGCATCGCGTCAGTTACGCCGTCCCCGCCTCCTTCGCCGAGAAGGTCGCGGAGACCGGGGCCACGCCCGTCGTCTACACCTCGACGCTGCCGACCGATGACGACCCGGACGCCTGGGGCACGGAGCTGATCGACAACATCGAGCCGTTCCTTGCCGACGCCGTGCAGGCGCTGCCCCAGCTCGCCGAGGCCTTCGACCAGGACCGGCCGGACCTCGTGCTCCACGACATCACCGCCTACCCGGCCCCCGTCCTCGCCCACACCTGGGGCGTGCCCGCGCTCTCCCTGTGGCCGAACCTCGTACCGTGGGAGGGGTACGAGGAGGAGGTCGCCGAGCCGATGTTCGCCGAGCTCAAGGCCTCGCCGCGCGGCAAGGCCTACTACGCGCGCTTCGAGGCGTGGCTCGCCGAGCACGGGGTCGACACCCACCCCGACCGGCTGATCGCGCGGCCGCGGCGCGCGGTCGTCCTCATCCCCCGGGCGCTCCAGCCGAACGCCGACCGGGTCGACGAGTCCGTCTACACCTTCGTCGGCGCCTGCCAGGGCTCGCGTGCCGACCAGGGAGAGTGGCACCGGCCGGCCGGTGCCGAGAAGGTGGTCCTGGTCTCGCTGGGCTCCTCCTTCACCAAGCAGCCGGACTTCTACCGGGCCTGCGTGGAGGCCTTCCGCGAGCTTCCGGAGTGGCACGTCGTCCTGCAGATCGGGAAGTTCGTCGACCCGGCCGAGCTCGGCGAACTGCCGGACAACGTCGAAGTGCACTCCTGGGTGCCCCAGTTGGCGATCCTGCGGCAGGCCGACGCGTTCGTCACCCACGCGGGTGCGGGCGGCAGCCAGGAAGGCCTGGCCACCGGCACCCCGATGGTCGCCGTCCCGCAGGCCGTCGACCAGTTCGGGAACGCCGACATGCTCCAGTCACTGGGGGTCGCGCGCCATCTGCCGATGGACGACGTCACCCCCGAGCGGCTGCGCGAGGCCGTGCTCGGTCTCGTCTCCGACCCCGAGGTGGCCCTCCGGGCCGCTCGGATCCAGAAGGAGATGGCCGAGGAGGGCGGTACGCCGCACGCCGCCGACCTCGTCGAGGCCGAACTCGGCCTCGGCGGCGACCGCCCCTGA
- a CDS encoding MFS transporter, giving the protein MQGERQGWLPCLLGGAVFVVCMAGTTLPTPLYPLYQEKFGFSELTVTVVYAVYAFGVIAVLLLAGNASDTIGRRPTLLWGLGFSAASAICFLCADTVGWLYAGRLLSGLSAGLFTGAATVYVMELAPRGGESRATLVATAANMGGLGCGPLLAGVLAEYAPEPLLLPFAVHLALVAVSAVVLLRLPETVRERKPLSAVRPRRPALPAQVRAAFVPAAIASFVGFALFGVFTSVSPAFLARYLHVDNHAVSGLVVALAFFASTAGQLAVGRVGVARSLTLGCAVLFAGLVLLAAALYTDLLVLIVLSAVVGGAGQGLAFRAALSSVAAAAPAGQRAAVVSTLFVVAYTGISIPVIGVGLLADPLGLEGAGLVFIACMLLLVASAAAYLIRRQVTVRNP; this is encoded by the coding sequence ATGCAAGGTGAACGCCAAGGCTGGCTCCCGTGTCTGCTCGGCGGGGCCGTGTTCGTCGTGTGCATGGCCGGCACCACGCTCCCGACGCCGCTCTACCCCCTCTACCAGGAGAAGTTCGGGTTCTCCGAGCTGACCGTGACCGTCGTGTACGCGGTGTACGCCTTCGGGGTCATCGCCGTACTCCTCCTCGCGGGCAACGCCTCCGACACCATCGGCAGACGGCCGACGCTGCTCTGGGGCCTGGGGTTCTCGGCGGCGAGCGCCATCTGCTTCCTGTGCGCCGACACCGTGGGCTGGCTGTACGCGGGCCGGCTGCTCTCCGGACTCTCGGCCGGTCTCTTCACCGGAGCCGCCACCGTGTACGTCATGGAACTGGCCCCCCGAGGCGGCGAGTCCCGCGCGACGCTCGTCGCCACCGCCGCCAACATGGGCGGTCTGGGCTGCGGCCCCCTGCTCGCCGGCGTCCTCGCGGAGTACGCCCCCGAACCCCTGCTGCTGCCGTTCGCCGTTCACCTCGCCCTGGTGGCCGTCAGCGCCGTCGTCCTCCTACGGCTCCCCGAGACCGTCCGCGAGCGGAAGCCGCTGTCCGCCGTACGGCCGCGGCGGCCCGCCCTCCCGGCCCAGGTGCGGGCGGCCTTCGTGCCGGCGGCGATCGCCTCCTTCGTCGGCTTCGCCCTCTTCGGCGTGTTCACCTCGGTCAGTCCCGCGTTCCTCGCCCGCTACCTGCACGTGGACAACCACGCGGTCAGCGGCCTGGTCGTGGCCCTCGCCTTCTTCGCCTCCACCGCCGGACAACTGGCCGTCGGCCGGGTCGGGGTCGCGCGCTCCCTCACCCTGGGCTGCGCCGTCCTCTTCGCCGGCCTCGTCCTCCTCGCGGCGGCGCTGTACACGGACCTGCTGGTACTCATCGTCCTGTCCGCCGTGGTCGGCGGAGCAGGACAGGGCCTCGCCTTCCGCGCCGCGCTCTCCTCCGTCGCGGCCGCGGCGCCGGCGGGGCAGCGCGCGGCGGTGGTCTCGACCCTGTTCGTGGTCGCGTACACCGGAATCTCGATCCCCGTGATCGGCGTGGGGCTGCTGGCCGATCCGCTCGGACTCGAAGGCGCGGGACTGGTGTTCATCGCCTGCATGCTGCTCCTGGTCGCCTCGGCCGCCGCGTACCTGATCCGGCGGCAGGTGACGGTGAGGAACCCGTGA
- a CDS encoding AAA family ATPase has translation MPVVHVMTGLPASGKTTAARALQAAAEGRVRRVNLDDLRTMLDVPAPERGRSHTHERTVLDIQDAAVRAAVDDGFDVVVDNTHLTPHIPKRLKAAVVGRPVTFVVHDFTDVPVDECVRRDAARERPVGEEIIRILADKHAKATRGGWRLTAEWLGGESAGTPYVPDPALPSAVMCDIDGTLALRGDRGPFDFTRCDLDLLNVSVRDALRAFRQAESDRIVLLSGRSEDARVMTEEWLARHGVPYDELWMRASGDGRGDDIVKAELFDAHVRHRYAVRVSLDDRDRVVALWRRMGLPTWQVNYGNF, from the coding sequence GTGCCTGTCGTCCACGTCATGACCGGACTCCCGGCCTCCGGGAAGACGACGGCCGCCCGCGCCCTGCAGGCAGCCGCCGAGGGGCGCGTTCGCCGCGTCAACCTCGACGACCTCCGGACCATGCTCGACGTGCCCGCCCCCGAGCGCGGCCGTTCGCACACCCACGAGCGGACCGTCCTCGACATCCAGGACGCGGCCGTCCGGGCCGCCGTCGACGACGGATTCGACGTCGTCGTCGACAACACCCATCTGACCCCGCACATCCCCAAGCGGCTCAAGGCCGCCGTCGTCGGCCGGCCCGTGACCTTCGTGGTCCACGACTTCACCGACGTCCCCGTCGACGAGTGCGTCCGCCGCGACGCGGCCCGCGAGCGGCCCGTCGGCGAGGAGATCATCCGGATCCTCGCCGACAAGCACGCCAAGGCCACCCGCGGCGGCTGGCGCCTCACGGCGGAGTGGCTCGGCGGCGAGTCGGCCGGCACGCCGTACGTCCCCGACCCCGCCCTTCCGTCGGCCGTCATGTGCGACATCGACGGCACCCTCGCGCTGCGCGGCGACCGCGGTCCCTTCGATTTCACGCGCTGCGACCTCGACCTGCTCAACGTCTCCGTACGCGACGCGCTGCGCGCCTTCCGGCAGGCCGAGAGCGACCGGATCGTCCTGCTGTCCGGGCGGAGCGAGGACGCCCGGGTGATGACCGAGGAGTGGCTCGCCCGCCACGGTGTGCCCTACGACGAGCTGTGGATGCGGGCCTCCGGCGACGGCCGTGGCGACGACATCGTGAAGGCGGAGCTGTTCGACGCCCACGTCCGCCACCGCTACGCCGTCCGTGTCTCCCTGGACGACCGCGACCGCGTCGTCGCCCTCTGGCGCCGCATGGGCCTGCCCACCTGGCAGGTCAACTACGGCAACTTCTGA
- a CDS encoding dihydrofolate reductase family protein, with protein MRSVTYSMNVSLDGYIVGPDGGFDWSVPDEEVFRFWIDEIREVGVHLLGRRLYETMLYWETADQDPSLDGPTREWIALWNPLPKVVFSTTLSAVQGKARLASGSPAEEIERLRAEPGEGDIAIGGATLAAEVAASGLIDEYRAVVYPVLVGGGIPFFPRHERQVDLELVETRTFSSRFVYLRYRVARQA; from the coding sequence ATGCGCAGCGTGACCTATTCGATGAACGTCTCACTCGACGGCTACATCGTCGGGCCGGACGGCGGCTTCGACTGGTCGGTGCCCGACGAGGAGGTCTTCCGCTTCTGGATCGACGAGATCCGAGAGGTCGGCGTCCATCTGCTGGGACGACGGCTGTACGAGACGATGCTGTACTGGGAGACCGCCGACCAGGATCCCTCGCTCGATGGCCCGACGCGGGAGTGGATCGCGCTCTGGAATCCGCTCCCCAAGGTGGTGTTCTCCACCACGCTGTCGGCGGTGCAGGGCAAGGCCCGCCTGGCCTCCGGCAGCCCGGCGGAGGAGATCGAGCGGTTGCGAGCCGAGCCGGGGGAGGGCGACATCGCCATCGGCGGCGCGACGCTCGCCGCCGAGGTGGCCGCGTCGGGTCTGATCGACGAGTACCGGGCCGTGGTCTATCCGGTGCTGGTCGGCGGTGGCATCCCGTTCTTTCCCCGACACGAGCGCCAGGTGGATCTCGAACTCGTCGAGACCCGCACCTTCAGCTCCAGATTCGTCTACCTCCGCTACCGCGTGGCGCGCCAGGCCTAG
- the secD gene encoding protein translocase subunit SecD, producing MSSRAVLWRALLAFAVVALSLWITLTTPPRLGLDLRGGTRIVLETRDSPSVRADAAATDRALEVLRKRVDGLGVAEPSLARSGERRIVVELPGLRDPRKAAEVIGRTAQLTLHAVTGATEGPAGAPARDGSRVLADPDAPGRFLALAAPALTGDGVEDAEAVLDTVNARGWTVDLAFRDGAADTWSQLTGQAACAAPGDPARRVAIVLDDRIVSAPAMQTGVPCGAGIGGGATQITGGFSAQEARDLAALVEGGALPVPVTTVEQSTVGPTLGADAIRASALAAVIGLACTGIFVIVVYRLLGALATVSLLLYGLISYAAVVALGATLTLPGLAGFVLAVGIAVDANVLVFERAREEYAALGRTTVARDPRRPVATAFGKAWSAVADSNVTTLLAAGLLFVFASGPVKGFGVTLAIGVVASMLTAMVITRLLAEWALRLPVARRRPAVTGMAGLGRLRTRLNRRVPRLMARRRRWLATCVVLLTVALAGIGVRGVELGVEFTGGRVVQYTAERPVDADTARAAVVAAGFADAVVQTTGDQDVSVRTRETGDGEQREIREALTRVAGPVEVERDDLIGPSLGGELRTHALIALGLAVAAQLLYLTVRFRWTYATAAVAAMTQDVLLVVGLFAWLGKPVDSVFLAALLTVVGYSVNDSVVVLDRLRELRRRGGGVPLADLADRAVAQTLPRTVNTGMGALFVLVALAVLGGDSLTDFSVALLAGVVIGMASTVFTAMPLAVTLESRHPAPTPRGTAAPRQRAGVERERSGAVV from the coding sequence ATGTCCTCTCGTGCCGTCCTCTGGCGCGCGCTCCTCGCGTTCGCCGTCGTCGCGCTCTCCCTCTGGATCACCCTGACCACCCCGCCCCGCCTCGGACTCGACCTCCGCGGTGGGACCCGTATCGTCCTGGAGACCCGGGACTCGCCCTCCGTACGCGCCGACGCGGCGGCCACCGACCGCGCCCTGGAGGTGCTCCGCAAGCGCGTCGACGGCCTCGGCGTCGCGGAGCCCTCGCTGGCCCGGTCCGGCGAACGGCGCATCGTCGTCGAACTCCCCGGACTGCGCGACCCGCGCAAGGCGGCCGAGGTCATCGGCCGTACGGCGCAGCTCACCCTCCACGCCGTCACCGGCGCCACCGAAGGGCCGGCCGGAGCGCCGGCCCGTGACGGGTCGCGGGTCCTCGCCGACCCGGACGCCCCGGGTCGCTTCCTCGCACTCGCCGCACCCGCGCTCACCGGCGACGGCGTCGAGGACGCCGAGGCCGTGCTCGACACCGTGAACGCCCGTGGCTGGACCGTCGATCTCGCCTTCCGCGACGGAGCGGCGGACACCTGGTCGCAGCTCACCGGCCAGGCCGCCTGCGCGGCGCCCGGGGATCCCGCGCGCCGGGTCGCGATCGTGCTCGACGACCGGATCGTCTCCGCTCCCGCCATGCAGACGGGCGTCCCCTGCGGGGCCGGCATCGGCGGCGGCGCGACGCAGATCACCGGAGGGTTCTCGGCGCAGGAGGCGCGCGACCTCGCGGCGCTCGTCGAGGGCGGCGCGCTGCCCGTCCCGGTGACGACGGTCGAGCAGAGCACCGTGGGCCCGACGCTCGGCGCCGACGCGATCCGGGCCAGCGCCCTCGCCGCCGTCATCGGCCTGGCCTGCACCGGAATCTTCGTCATCGTGGTGTACCGCCTGCTCGGCGCCCTCGCCACCGTCTCCCTTCTCCTGTACGGGCTGATCTCGTACGCCGCCGTGGTCGCCCTCGGAGCCACCCTCACGCTGCCCGGACTCGCGGGGTTCGTCCTGGCCGTCGGCATCGCCGTGGACGCGAACGTCCTGGTCTTCGAGCGGGCCAGGGAGGAGTACGCGGCGCTGGGCCGCACGACGGTCGCGCGCGATCCACGCCGACCGGTGGCGACGGCCTTCGGCAAGGCGTGGAGCGCGGTCGCGGACTCCAACGTGACCACCCTGCTGGCGGCCGGCCTGCTGTTCGTCTTCGCCTCGGGCCCCGTCAAGGGCTTCGGGGTGACGCTCGCCATCGGCGTCGTCGCCTCGATGCTCACCGCGATGGTCATCACCCGGCTCCTCGCCGAGTGGGCGCTGAGGCTGCCCGTGGCGCGGCGGCGGCCCGCGGTGACCGGCATGGCCGGCCTCGGCCGGCTGCGGACGCGGCTGAACCGTCGCGTGCCCCGGCTGATGGCCCGCCGACGCCGCTGGCTGGCCACCTGCGTCGTCCTCCTGACGGTGGCGCTGGCGGGGATCGGCGTCCGGGGAGTGGAGCTCGGCGTCGAGTTCACCGGCGGCCGGGTCGTCCAGTACACGGCCGAACGCCCGGTGGACGCCGACACGGCCCGCGCCGCGGTCGTGGCCGCCGGCTTCGCCGACGCCGTCGTCCAGACGACGGGCGACCAGGACGTCTCGGTACGCACCCGGGAGACCGGGGACGGCGAGCAGCGGGAGATCCGGGAGGCGCTCACCCGGGTCGCGGGCCCGGTCGAGGTGGAGCGCGACGACCTGATCGGCCCGAGCCTCGGCGGGGAACTCCGTACACACGCTCTCATCGCGCTCGGTCTGGCCGTGGCGGCGCAACTCCTGTACCTGACCGTACGGTTCCGCTGGACGTACGCGACGGCCGCGGTGGCGGCGATGACCCAGGACGTGCTGCTGGTCGTCGGTCTGTTCGCCTGGCTCGGGAAGCCCGTGGACAGCGTGTTCCTGGCGGCTCTCCTGACCGTCGTGGGCTACTCCGTCAACGACTCCGTGGTCGTCCTCGACCGGTTGCGGGAACTGCGGCGCCGGGGCGGCGGTGTCCCGCTGGCGGACCTCGCCGACCGGGCCGTCGCCCAGACCCTCCCGCGGACGGTCAACACCGGCATGGGGGCGCTGTTCGTCCTCGTGGCGCTGGCCGTCCTGGGCGGCGACTCGCTGACGGACTTCTCCGTCGCCCTGCTGGCCGGCGTGGTGATCGGCATGGCCTCCACCGTCTTCACCGCGATGCCGCTGGCCGTGACCCTGGAGTCCCGCCACCCGGCGCCCACGCCCCGGGGAACCGCCGCGCCCCGGCAGCGGGCCGGCGTCGAACGGGAACGGTCGGGCGCCGTGGTCTGA